A DNA window from Hydra vulgaris chromosome 13, alternate assembly HydraT2T_AEP contains the following coding sequences:
- the LOC136089280 gene encoding uncharacterized protein LOC136089280 has product MEPNQGDKISLFKEVQPFSENLFSREKLLREIRRFLHGASKSTLVLYGMSGVGKTHITRKYCEIYYNFYKNFVWIDAAIGKLRTSMRNQCQILGFDVYDSKGDYLNIEVIVEKIHNHYKNEKTLYIFDNVDDESVKNLTMYISRKPNSFTLITSQWRAWSNNVNKMLVDVFTSEEAFAYVKNNIKENADENIRNLIKELGYHPFAITQAIKYINIHRISIAKYVDRYRSKPEIFDNNFPTEEEPKSAIKAINLVLIKLEKSKPFPFQILNCLSHCDYQNISKQFIIQISKQMEINEEYVIDEAVGLLMCYSLLNFDDNKYSMHELTQLTCRCFQNRNSTTNTYLSLIENLFIFELNEVKDHVDYGNYFVFHFICMFRTNRIKISKTFHNMTTSIEKLLVCKGLFEEAIEILKSIQSFNTETYGENNKHTIETKHNIAGCLYAMGKYNEALEIYYSVDKIQTEILGINHPYTMSTKHNIASCLKAMGKYNEALEIYYSVDKIQTEILGINHPYTMSTKHNIASCLNAMGKYNEALEIYYSVDKIQTEILGINHPDTMRTKHNIAICLCAMGKYNEALEIYYSVDKIQTEILGINHPNTMSTKYNIANCLNAMGKYNEALEIYYSVDKIQTEILGINHPNTMSTKYNIANCLNAMGKYNEALETYYSVDKMQTENLGINHPDTMRTKHNIASCLNAMGKYNEALEIYYSVDKIRTEILGINHPNTMSTKNNIANCFYAMGKYNEALEIYYSVDKIQTEILGINHPDTMSTKHNIANCLNAMGKHNEALEIYYSVDKIKTEILGINHPDTMTTKHNIANCLYAMGKYNEALEIYYSVDKIRTEILGINHPNTMSTKHNIANCLNAMGKYNEALEIYYSVDKIRTEILGINHPDTIRTKHNIGNCLNAMGKYNEALEIYYSVDKIQTEILGINHPNTMITKHNIANCLDKMGKYNEALEIYYSVDKIRTEILGINHPDTMTTKHNIANCLIAMGKCNEALEIYYSVDKIQTEILGINHPYTMGTKNNIANCLYATGKYNEALEIYYSVDKIQTEILGINHPNTMTTKHNIANCLNAMGKYNEALEIYYSVDKIQTEILGINHPDTIRTKHNIANCLNAMGKYNEALEIYYSVDKIRTEILGINHPNTMITKHNIANCLDKMGKYNEALEIYYSVDKIQTEILGINHPDTMRTKNNIAICLNNKENQQKCCLII; this is encoded by the coding sequence AAGTTCAACCgttttcagaaaatttattttcacgcGAAAAATTACTTCGTGAAATTCGACGTTTTTTACATGGAGCAAGCAAGTCAACTTTAGTATTATATGGAATGTCCGGTGTTGGGAAGACACACATTACAAGAAAGTATTGCgaaatttattataacttcTACAAAAACTTTGTTTGGATAGACGCAGCAATTGGAAAGTTAAGAACCTCCATGAGAAACCAATGTCAAATATTAGGTTTCGATGTTTATGACTCGAAAGGTGATTATTTGAATATAGAAgtgattgttgaaaaaattcacaaccattataaaaatgaaaaaacattgtatatttttgacaatgtCGACGATGAAAGTGTGAAAAACCTGACCATGTATATTTCAAGAAAACCGAACTCATTTACGTTGATTACCTCCCAATGGAGAGCGTGGTCGAATAACGTAAACAAAATGCTAGTTGATGTTTTTACTTCAGAAGAAGCATTcgcttatgtaaaaaataatattaaagaaaacgCCGATGAAAATATAAGAAACCTCATTAAAGAACTTGGTTATCATCCGTTCGCTATTACTCaggctataaaatatataaatattcatagAATTTCGATAGCAAAATACGTAGATCGATATAGATCGAAACCAGAAATATTTGACAATAACTTTCCAACCGAAGAAGAACCAAAGTCTGCAATAAAAGCAAttaacttagttttaataaaattagaaaaaagtaaacCTTTTCCATTTCAAATATTAAACTGCTTATCTCATTGCGACTATCAAAACATAAGTAAACAGTTTAtaattcaaatttcaaaacaaatggaAATAAACGAAGAATATGTAATAGATGAAGCCGTTGGGTTACTAATGTgttattctttactaaattttgatgataacaAATATTCAATGCACGAACTGACACAGCTGACGTGTAGATGTTTTCAAAATAGAAATTCAACTACAAATACGTATCttagtttaattgaaaatttatttatatttgaattgaATGAAGTAAAAGATCACGTGGATTACggaaactattttgttttccattttatCTGTATGTTTCGCActaacagaataaaaatttcaaaaacattccATAATATGACGACatctattgaaaaattattagtatgTAAAGGTTTATTTGAAGAAGCAAtcgaaatattaaaaagtattcaaagtTTTAATACAGAAACTTAtggtgaaaataataaacatacgattgaaacaaaacataatatcgcagGCTGTTTGTAcgctatgggaaaatataacgaagctttagaaatttattattctgttgataaaatacaaactgaaattttaggtatcaaccatccataTACAATgtcaacaaaacataatatcgcaagctgtttgaaagctatgggaaaatataacgaagctttagaaatttattattctgttgataaaatacaaactgaaattttaggtatcaaccatccataTACAATgtcaacaaaacataatatcgcaagctgtttgaacgctatgggaaaatataacgaagctttagaaatttattattctgttgataaaatacaaactgaaattttaggtatcaaccatccagatacaatgagaacaaaacataatatcgcaatctgtttgtgcgctatgggaaaatataacgaagctttagaaatttattattctgttgataaaatacaaactgaaattttaggtatcaaccatccaaatacaatgtcaacaaaatataatatcgcaaactgtttgaacgctatgggaaaatataacgaagctttagaaatttattattctgttgataaaatacaaactgaaattttaggtatcaaccatccaaatacaatgtcaacaaaatataatatcgcaaactgtttgaacgctatgggaaaatataacgaagctttagaaacttattattctgttgataaaatgcaaactgaaaatttaggtatcaaccatccagatacaatgagaacaaaacataatatcgcaagctgtttgaacgctatgggaaaatataacgaagctttagaaatttattattctgttgataaaatacgaactgaaattttaggtatcaaccatccaaatacaatgtcaacaaaaaataatatcgcaaactgtttctacgctatgggaaaatataacgaagctttagaaatttattattctgttgataaaatacaaactgaaattttaggtatcaaccatccagatacaatgtcaacaaaacataatatcgcaaactgtttgAACGCTATGGGAAAacataacgaagctttagaaatttattattctgttgataaaataaaaactgaaattttaggtatcaaccatccagatacaatgacaacaaaacataatatcgcaaactgtttgtacgctatgggaaaatataacgaagctttagaaatttattattctgttgataaaatacgaactgaaattttaggtatcaaccatccaaaTACAATgtcaacaaaacataatatcgcaaactgtttgaacgctatgggaaaatataacgaagctttagaaatttattattctgttgataaaatacgaactgaaattttaggtatcaaccatccagatacaataagaacaaaacataatatcggaAACTGTTTGAAcgctatgggaaaatataacgaagctttagaaatttattattctgttgataaaatacaaactgaaattttaggtatcaaccatccaaaTACAATgataacaaaacataatatcgcaaactgtttgGACAAAATGGGAAAATacaacgaagctttagaaatttattattctgttgataaaatacgaactgaaattttaggtatcaaccatccagatacaatgacaacaaaacataatatcgcaaactgtttgATCGCTATGGGAAAAtgtaacgaagctttagaaatttattattctgttgataaaatacaaactgaaattttaggtatcaaccatccataTACAATgggaacaaaaaataatatcgcaaactgtttgTACGCTacgggaaaatataacgaagctttagaaatttattattctgttgataaaatacaaactgaaattttaggtatcaaccatccaaatacaatgacaacaaaacataatatcgcaaactgtttgaacgctatgggaaaatataacgaagctttagaaatttattattctgttgataaaatacaaactgaaattttaggtatcaaccatccagatacaataagaacaaaacataatatcgcaaactgtttgaacgctatgggaaaatataacgaagctttagaaatttattattctgttgataaaatacgaactgaaattttaggtatcaaccatccaaaTACAATGATAACAAAGCAtaatatcgcaaactgtttgGACAAAATGGGAAAATacaacgaagctttagaaatttattattctgttgataaaatacaaactgaaattttaggtatcaaccatccagatacaatgagaacaaaaaataatattgcaatctgtttgaataataaagaaaatcagcaaaaatgttgtttaattatttga